CAATTGTAAGATTTGATCCGTCGAGAATAATTGCCATTTTAAACTCCTTTCTTTCCGGTTAAAAAATAAGTTATAAGATATTTTTTAAAATTTATTGTACTCAATAATAAAATTATTACATTGAAAACTGTTTTGAAAATTTCCCCCCCAAATCAATGCTTTGTTTGTTTGCGGCTTCCGCAGCGTTATTTATCAGTTCTTTTTCTGAAATTAACTCCTTCGCAGCAGCAAGATCATTGCTGAAAATCCGGTCTTCTTCAGCATGGTCTATTCTTGAGCGAATCAGGCTGTGGCATGATTCAAGAACAGGCCCGGATTTCATTGGACGCCTGTAATCAAAAGCCTGGGCAGCACATACAAGTTCAACAGCAAGAATATTTTCAAGATTGTCAATAATCATGTTAAGTTTTCTTGCGCTGATAGAACCCATGCTTACGTGATCCTCCTGGCCGAGGGAGGTGGGTATGGAATCCGCACTTGCGGGAAAGCACAGAGATTTGTTTTCACTTACAAGTGCAGCAGAGGTGTACTGAGGAATCATAAATCCCGAATTTATTCCGGTGTTTCTCATGAGAAGTTTGGGAAGGCCGCCGTGGCCGCCCTGAAGAAGAAGATAAGTTCTGCGGTCGGAGATGTTACCAAGTTCACTTGCAGCAATGGAGGCATAATCCATTGGTATGGCAATTGGTTCCCCGTGAAAATTTCCGCCGCTCACCGTATTGTCCGCACTAAAAATTATAGGGTTGTCAGTTAC
The bacterium DNA segment above includes these coding regions:
- a CDS encoding aromatic amino acid lyase, whose product is LGSAKPFIPELHALRPYAGSKHVAHRLKTLLENSEMVASHTNCGRVQDPYSLRCIPQVHGASRNAWFHLKEILQIEVNSVTDNPIIFSADNTVSGGNFHGEPIAIPMDYASIAASELGNISDRRTYLLLQGGHGGLPKLLMRNTGINSGFMIPQYTSAALVSENKSLCFPASADSIPTSLGQEDHVSMGSISARKLNMIIDNLENILAVELVCAAQAFDYRRPMKSGPVLESCHSLIRSRIDHAEEDRIFSNDLAAAKELISEKELINNAAEAANKQSIDLGGKFSKQFSM